A single region of the Branchiostoma lanceolatum isolate klBraLanc5 chromosome 1, klBraLanc5.hap2, whole genome shotgun sequence genome encodes:
- the LOC136436674 gene encoding lanC-like protein 3 isoform X1, whose protein sequence is MASQGGRHFPNKLRQFDPSKPPPLISKDVILHRTASVIQDICSKLSANFANSKGGLYLGCAGVAYALWHVAESGNFPDRKDVYLQKAKEYIDVNYQFLVGHENRSMLSSFLLGNAGVYVAGALIYNSLGDKQKSTEFVQKYAELAPICLPVNFLRGGSDDLFVGRAGYLCGVIELRRRLGVQVLPQTGDVGVHALCAAMVQSGREYSKQHHSPSPLMYAYYGTEVLGVAHGMAGILLMLLSFPDFLQANPDADRDVHGAVDYILSVEREGNYPMTTDEVHRPKPPEDELVHWCHGAPGVIYLLARAYLVWRDDKYLKACLRCGELVWSRGLLKKGPGICHGVAGNGYVFLLLYRLTGKPIHLHRAEQFQEFLFTQEFQQDSQTPDCPYSLYEGMAGTVCFMSDLANPEKAAFPFSEVF, encoded by the exons ATGGCAAGCCAGGGAGGCAGACATTTTCCCAACAAGCTACGGCAGTTCGACCCGAGCAAGCCACCGCCACTG ATAAGCAAAGATGTGATCCTCCACCGCACTGCATCAGTCATTCAGGACATCTGCAGTAAACTGTCGGCAAACTTTGCCAACTCCAAAGGCGGTCTGTACTTGGGGTGTGCGGGAGTGGCGTACGCCCTCTGGCACGTGGCGGAGTCAGGGAACTTCCCGGACAGAAAGGACGTGTATCTACAGAAGGCGAAGGAGTATATTGACGTGAACTACCAGTTCTTGGTTGGTCATGAGAACAGGAGCATGTTGTCGTCCTTCCTGCTTGGAAATGCAG GAGTGTATGTTGCTGGTGCCCTAATCTACAACTCCCTGGGTGACAAACAGAAGAGTACAGAGTTTGTACAGAAGTATGCAGAGCTGGCCCCCATCTGTCTGCCTGTCAACTTCCTCCGCGGTGGGTCGGACGATCTGTTCGTGGGCAGGGCGGGGTACCTGTGTGGGGTCATCGAACTCAGGCGAAGACTGGGGGTACAG GTGCTGCCCCAGACTGGTGATGTAGGTGTACATGCCTTATGTGCTGCCATGGTCCAGTCAGGACGGGAGTACTCTAAACAACACCACTCACCCTCCCCACTCATGTATGCCTACTATGGCACTGAGGTCCTGG GAGTGGCCCATGGCATGGCCGGTATCCTCCTGATGCTCCTGAGTTTCCCAGACTTCCTCCAGGCAAACCCTGACGCCGACCGTGACGTACACGGTGCGGTGGACTACATACTGTCGGTGGAGCGGGAAGGGAACTATCCGATGACTACAGACGAGGTCCACAGACCCAAGCCTCCAGAAGATGAGCTGGTCCACTGGTGCCATGGAGCACCGG GTGTGATTTACCTGTTGGCCCGAGCCTACCTGGTGTGGAGAGATGACAAGTACCTAAAGGCCTGCCTCAGGTGTGGTGAGCTGGTCTGGTCTCGTGGGCTCCTCAAGAAAGGTCCCGGCATCTGTCACGGCGTCGCCGGCAACGGCTACGTCTTCCTCCTCCTCTACCGCCTCACGGGCAAACCGATACACCTTCACCGCGCCGAACAGTTCCAGGAGTTCCTGTTCACGCAAGAGTTCCAGCAGGACTCTCAAACGCCGGACTGTCCGTACAGTCTGTATGAGGGCATGGCCGGTACCGTGTGCTTCATGAGTGATCTGGCGAATCCTGAAAAGGCGGCGTTTCCCTTCTCTGAAGTCTTCTAA
- the LOC136436674 gene encoding lanC-like protein 3 isoform X2, giving the protein MISKDVILHRTASVIQDICSKLSANFANSKGGLYLGCAGVAYALWHVAESGNFPDRKDVYLQKAKEYIDVNYQFLVGHENRSMLSSFLLGNAGVYVAGALIYNSLGDKQKSTEFVQKYAELAPICLPVNFLRGGSDDLFVGRAGYLCGVIELRRRLGVQVLPQTGDVGVHALCAAMVQSGREYSKQHHSPSPLMYAYYGTEVLGVAHGMAGILLMLLSFPDFLQANPDADRDVHGAVDYILSVEREGNYPMTTDEVHRPKPPEDELVHWCHGAPGVIYLLARAYLVWRDDKYLKACLRCGELVWSRGLLKKGPGICHGVAGNGYVFLLLYRLTGKPIHLHRAEQFQEFLFTQEFQQDSQTPDCPYSLYEGMAGTVCFMSDLANPEKAAFPFSEVF; this is encoded by the exons ATG ATAAGCAAAGATGTGATCCTCCACCGCACTGCATCAGTCATTCAGGACATCTGCAGTAAACTGTCGGCAAACTTTGCCAACTCCAAAGGCGGTCTGTACTTGGGGTGTGCGGGAGTGGCGTACGCCCTCTGGCACGTGGCGGAGTCAGGGAACTTCCCGGACAGAAAGGACGTGTATCTACAGAAGGCGAAGGAGTATATTGACGTGAACTACCAGTTCTTGGTTGGTCATGAGAACAGGAGCATGTTGTCGTCCTTCCTGCTTGGAAATGCAG GAGTGTATGTTGCTGGTGCCCTAATCTACAACTCCCTGGGTGACAAACAGAAGAGTACAGAGTTTGTACAGAAGTATGCAGAGCTGGCCCCCATCTGTCTGCCTGTCAACTTCCTCCGCGGTGGGTCGGACGATCTGTTCGTGGGCAGGGCGGGGTACCTGTGTGGGGTCATCGAACTCAGGCGAAGACTGGGGGTACAG GTGCTGCCCCAGACTGGTGATGTAGGTGTACATGCCTTATGTGCTGCCATGGTCCAGTCAGGACGGGAGTACTCTAAACAACACCACTCACCCTCCCCACTCATGTATGCCTACTATGGCACTGAGGTCCTGG GAGTGGCCCATGGCATGGCCGGTATCCTCCTGATGCTCCTGAGTTTCCCAGACTTCCTCCAGGCAAACCCTGACGCCGACCGTGACGTACACGGTGCGGTGGACTACATACTGTCGGTGGAGCGGGAAGGGAACTATCCGATGACTACAGACGAGGTCCACAGACCCAAGCCTCCAGAAGATGAGCTGGTCCACTGGTGCCATGGAGCACCGG GTGTGATTTACCTGTTGGCCCGAGCCTACCTGGTGTGGAGAGATGACAAGTACCTAAAGGCCTGCCTCAGGTGTGGTGAGCTGGTCTGGTCTCGTGGGCTCCTCAAGAAAGGTCCCGGCATCTGTCACGGCGTCGCCGGCAACGGCTACGTCTTCCTCCTCCTCTACCGCCTCACGGGCAAACCGATACACCTTCACCGCGCCGAACAGTTCCAGGAGTTCCTGTTCACGCAAGAGTTCCAGCAGGACTCTCAAACGCCGGACTGTCCGTACAGTCTGTATGAGGGCATGGCCGGTACCGTGTGCTTCATGAGTGATCTGGCGAATCCTGAAAAGGCGGCGTTTCCCTTCTCTGAAGTCTTCTAA
- the LOC136436666 gene encoding lanC-like protein 3, translating into MSCLRLPTCCWRCIHFHINCFRFCIGGISDMASRGGRHFPNKLRQFDPSNPPPLISKDVILHRTASVIQDISSKLSANFANSDGGLYVGCAGVAYALWYVSESGNFPDRKDAYLQKAKEYLDVNFQFLVRHEDRSMLPSFLLGNAGVYVAGALIYNSLGDKQKSTEFVQKYTELAPICLPVNFLRCGSDELFVGRAGYLCGVIELRRRLGVQVLPQTGDAGVHALCAAMVQSGREYSKQHHSPSPLMYDYYGTEYLGAAHGMAGILLMLLSFPDFLQANPDANRDVRGAVDYLLSVEREGNYPPATDEVHRPRPPEHELVHWCHGAPGVIYLLARAYLVWRDDKYLQACLRCGELVWLRGLLKKGPGICHGVAGNGYVFLLLYRLTGEPIHLHRAEQFQEFLFTQEFQQDSRTPDCPYSLYEGVAGTVCFMSDLANPEKAAFPFSEVF; encoded by the exons ATGTCTTGTTTGAGGTTGCCTACTTGTTGTTGGAGATGCATACACTTCCACATCAATTGCTTTAGGTTCTGCATCGGTGGTATAAGCGACATGGCCAGCCGGGGAGGCAGACATTTTCCCAACAAGCTACGGCAGTTCGACCCGAGCAACCCACCGCCACTG ATAAGCAAAGATGTGATCCTCCACCGTACTGCATCAGTCATTCAAGACATCAGCAGCAAGCTGTCAGCAAACTTCGCCAACTCGGACGGTGGTCTGTACGTGGGGTGTGCGGGAGTCGCGTACGCCCTCTGGTACGTGTCGGAGTCTGGGAACTTCCCGGACAGGAAGGACGCGTATCTACAGAAGGCGAAGGAGTATCTTGACGTGAACTTCCAGTTCTTGGTTCGCCATGAGGATAGGAGTATGTTGCCGTCCTTCCTGCTTGGAAATGCAG GAGTGTATGTTGCTGGTGCCCTAATCTACAACTCCCTGGGCGACAAACAGAAGAGTACAGAGTTTGTACAGAAGTACACGGAGCTGGCCCCCATCTGTCTTCCTGTCAACTTCCTACGCTGTGGGTCGGACGAGCTGTTCGTGGGCAGGGCGGGGTACCTGTGTGGGGTCATCGAACTCAGGCGAAGACTGGGGGTACAG GTGCTGCCCCAGACTGGTGATGCAGGTGTTCATGCCTTATGTGCTGCCATGGTCCAGTCAGGACGGGAGTACTCTAAACAACACCACTCACCCTCCCCACTCATGTATGACTACTATGGCACGGAGTATCTTG GAGCGGCCCATGGCATGGCGGGTATCCTCCTGATGCTCCTGAGTTTCCCAGACTTCCTCCAGGCAAACCCTGACGCCAACCGCGACGTACGTGGTGCGGTGGACTACCTGCTGTCCGTGGAGCGGGAAGGGAACTATCCGCCCGCTACAGACGAGGTCCACAGACCCAGGCCTCCTGAACATGAGCTGGTCCACTGGTGCCATGGAGCGCCCG GTGTGATTTACCTGTTGGCCCGAGCCTACCTGGTTTGGAGGGATGACAAGTACCTACAGGCTTGCCTCAGGTGTGGTGAGCTGGTCTGGTTGCGTGGGCTCCTCAAGAAAGGTCCCGGCATCTGTCATGGCGTCGCCGGCAACGGCTACGTCTTCCTCCTCCTCTACCGCCTCACGGGCGAACCGATACACCTCCATCGCGCCGAACAGTTCCAGGAGTTCCTGTTCACGCAAGAGTTCCAGCAGGATTCGCGAACCCCGGACTGTCCGTACAGTCTGTACGAGGGAGTGGCGGGGACCGTTTGCTTCATGAGTGATCTGGCCAACCCAGAGAAGGCTGCGTTTCCCTTCTCCGAGGTCTTCTAA
- the LOC136436700 gene encoding D-ribitol-5-phosphate cytidylyltransferase-like yields the protein SEILQQFLPTTRSKVTVVSGAPTRHRSIWNGLKAVGSSTDVVVLHDAVRPLIEEDFLKRVVLAAKEHGAAGAVRPLISTVVSPTNTDSMLDHTLDRSQYQASEMPQAFRYPAIMEAYQKCSNHDLDFGTECLHLVQKYVGVSAKLLLGPSSLWKVTLRKDLYAIEGVLREEHCRKIAMLSDQQLPVLQRLHKGLQEQLSSEVVLFNDQEKLATTCPTMTTLILTKSFPCDLNETRDTVNQVWDGTTIGDRRVVVLVLYGESPVLEAMPVIFKFTQDIAKETMKHSVVIYSVYVDSQASSDVVDRAVAMVISLIRKRDAALSGQVFVAQ from the coding sequence TCAGAAATCTTACAGCAGTTCCTACCAACAACCAGGTCTAAGGTTACAGTAGTATCTGGAGCTCCTACCAGACATAGGTCCATCTGGAACGGTCTAAAGGCTGTAGGTAGTAGTACAGATGTTGTAGTCTTACATGACGCCGTCAGACCCTTGATTGAAGAAGACTTTCTTAAAAGAGTTGTTCTAGCTGCTAAGGAACATGGTGCAGCAGGAGCAGTGCGCCCCCTCATTTCCACAGTGGTATCACCCACTAACACCGACAGTATGTTAGACCACACCCTGGACAGATCACAGTATCAAGCCAGTGAGATGCCGCAAGCCTTTCGTTATCCAGCCATCATGGAAGCCTATCAGAAGTGCAGCAACCACGATTTGGACTTCGGAACCGAGTGCCTCCATCTTGTACAGAAGTATGTCGGAGTCTCGGCAAAGCTTCTTCTCGGACCGTCTTCCCTCTGGAAGGTGACTCTAAGAAAAGACTTGTACGCAATCGAAGGAGTTCTCAGGGAAGAACATTGCAGGAAGATAGCGATGTTGTCTGACCAACAGTTACCAGTACTACAGAGGCTACACAAGGGTTTACAGGAGCAACTAAGTTCAGAAGTGGTTCTCTTCAATGATCAGGAAAAactagcaaccacctgtccgaCCATGACCACACTCATTCTCACCAAGAGCTTTCCATGTGACTTGAATGAGACCAGAGACACTGTTAACCAAGTTTGGGATGGCACAACTATAGGGGATAGGCGAGTGGTGGTTCTAGTTCTGTATGGAGAAAGTCCTGTGCTGGAAGCGATGCCTGTCATCTTCAAGTTTACTCAGGACATAGCTAAAGAAACTATGAAACATTCTGTAGTCATCTACAGTGTGTACGTAGATAGTCAAGCATCCAGTGATGTTGTTGACAGAGCTGTAGCTATGGTGATCAGTCTTATTCGTAAGAGGGACGCTGCTTTGAGCGGACAAGTGTTTGTGGCACAGTGA